In the genome of Globicephala melas chromosome 3, mGloMel1.2, whole genome shotgun sequence, one region contains:
- the USE1 gene encoding vesicle transport protein USE1, translated as MAPAEEAGNRWVVMAASRLELNLVRLLCRCEAMAAEKRDPDEWRLEKYVGALEDMLQALKAQASKPASEVINEYSRKVDFLKGMLQAEKLTSSSEKALANQFLAPGRVPTTARERVPATKTVHLQSRARYTSEMRSELLGTDSSEEPELDVRKRIGVAGPRPGDEKQSAAELDLVLQRHQNLQEKLAEEMLGLARSLKTHTLAAQSVIKKDNQTLSHSLKMADQNLEKLKTESERLEQHTQKSVNWLLWAMLIIVCFIFIGMILFIRIMPKLK; from the exons ATGGCGCCGGCGGAAGAGGCGGGTAACCGCTGGGTGGTGATGGCAGCGTCGAGGCTGGAGCTGAACCTGGTGCGGCTGTTGTGCCGCTGTGAGGCGATGGCAGCGGAGAAGCGGGACCCGGACGAGTGGCGTCTAGAAAAG TATGTGGGAGCCCTCGAGGACATGCTGCAGGCCCTGAAGGCACAGGCGAG CAAACCGGCCTCCGAGGTGATCAATGAATATTCTCGCAAGGTAGATTTTCTGAAGGGGATGCTGCAGGCAGAGAAGCTA ACCTCCTCCTCAGAGAAGGCACTAGCCAACCAGTTCCTGGCCCCTGGCCGAGTACCAACTACAGCCAGGGAACGGGTACCTGCCACGAAGACAGTACACCTACAGTCACGGGCACGGTACACCAGTGAGATGCGGAGTGAGCTGCTAGGAACG GACTCTAGTGAAG AGCCTGAACTGGATGTGAGGAAGAGAAT TGGGGTCGCAGGGCCCAGGCCAGGGGATGAGAAGCAGTCAGCAGCCGAGCTAGACCTCGTCCTGCAGCGACACCAGAACCTCCAGGAGAAGCTGGCGGAGGAGATGCTAGGCCTGGCACGGAGCCTCAAGACCCACACACTGGCTGCCCAAAGTGTCATCAAGAAGGACAACCAG ACCCTGTCGCACTCACTCAAGATGGCCGACCAGAACCTGGAGAAGCTGAAGACAGAATCTGAGCGGCTGGAGCAGCACACACAGAAGTCAGTCAActggctgctctgggccatgcTTATCATCGTCTGCTTCATCTTCATCGGCATGATCCTCTTCATCCGTATCATGCCCAAACTCAAATAA
- the OCEL1 gene encoding occludin/ELL domain-containing protein 1, whose product MHYTDSERLSSGADPDSEPHTLGQSARRPPPPRAGHDSSRRARPPVRGRPSGTNPKPMPTREAPQTRGSRGNLQTRPPGPGPPRLVPGGLEPSAPRPLCQPQPGAHGTRPKKIIFEDELPSRTLLGSKKSVRAVPGVHGPRPHPVPDYELKYPPVSNEKDRSRYAAVFQDQYPEFLELQQEVGSAQAKLQQLEALLNSLPPPRSQKEAHVAARVWREFEKKQLDPSFLDKQARCHYLKGKLRHLKTQIQKFDDQGDSEGSVYF is encoded by the exons ATGCACTACACGGACTCGGAGCGCCTCTCTTCGGGAGCGGACCCAGACTCGGAGCCCCATACGCTGGGACAG TCCGCCCGCCGACCACCCCCGCCACGCGCGGGCCACGACTCCTCCCGCAGGGCCCGCCCACCGGTGCGGGGACGCCCGAGCGGCACCAACCCGAAGCCAATGCCCACCCGGGAGGCCCCGCAGACCCGCGGCTCCCGGGGGAACTTGCAAACCCGCCCTCCTGGCCCTGGTCCCCCG CGACTGGTGCCTGGAGGCCTCGAACCCAGCGCGCCCCGCCCTCTGTGCCAGCCTCAGCCCGGAGCACACGGGACAAGGCCCAAGAAGATTATATTTGAGGATGAGCTGCCCTCCCGGACCCTCCTGGGCTCCAAGAAGTCTGTTAGAGCCGTCCCCGGGGTACATGGGCCTAGGCCCCACCCCGTGCCTGACTATGAGCT TAAGTATCCACCAGTGAGCAACGAGAAGGATCGGAGCCGCTATGCTGCAGTGTTCCAGGACCAGTACCCAGAGTTCTTGGAGCTTCAGCAGGAGGTGGGCTCTGCACAGGCAAAGCTCCAGCAGCTGGAGGCCCTGCTGAACTCACTGCCCCCACCCCGAAGCCAG AAGGAGGCCCATGTTGCTGCCCGTGTCTGGAGGGAATTTGAGAAGAAGCAGTTG GACCCCAGCTTCCTGGACAAGCAGGCTCGCTGCCACTACCTGAAGGGCAAACTAAGGCACCTCAAGACTCAGATCCAGAAATTCGATGACCAGGGAGACAGCGAGGGCTCTGTGTACTTCTGA